The Ornithinimicrobium faecis region ATGATGAACGGGTCGCCCGAGTGCAGGGCGGGAGCGAACCCGATCCCGACATACAGGGCCACCCCGCTGGCGCCACCGAGTTGGTCCGCGGCGCGTTGCACGCCGGACGCGATCCCCGCGTCCTCGTCGGTCGTGCCACCGACCGCGACGTATTGCAGCCCGACGATGCCGAAGCCCATCCCGGCAGCGATCAGCAGCATCGCTGGGAGCAGCCACAGTGCCCCTGCATCGAGGAAGGCCACCAGGGCCACCACCACCATGGCGCAGGCGGCAGAGCCCAGACCGGTCAGCACGCAGGTGCGCGCTCCCCACCTCGACAGGAACCGAGGGACCAGGACGGACGCAAGGATCAGGGCGGCGGCCAGCGGCAGCATGAGGAGGCCGGAGCCGAGCGGTCCGATGCCCAGGTGGTCCTGCAGATAGAACGTGAACAGCAGGAACGAGGTCGACAGTGCGGCACTGAGCAGCACCGTCGTCAGGTTCGCGCTCACGCGAGCGCGATCGGCGAAGAAGCCCAGGGGCACCAGCGGGTTTGCCGAGGCTGCCTCGACCCGCACGAACCCGACGCCGGCCAACACTGCGCCCACCAGAGCCGCCGCGCTCAGCCACAGGCTCGCGCCGGCCTCACCGGCCTCGACCACGCCGAAGGTGAACAACAGCGGGCAGGCGGTGAGCAGGGCCGCGCCGGGCAGGTCCAACCGGCCCGGACGGCGCCTCGCGGGCCGATCGTTGTCGAGCAGGAAGAGGGCCGCGATGACCACGACCAGGATGAACGGCACGGAGATCAGAAAGATCCATCGCCAGCCCAGATAGGCGGTGATGATGCCTGACATCGCGAACCCGACGACCAGCCCGCAGCTGGCGACCGCGGCCCACACGCTCAGGGCACGTGATCGTTGCGGACCCTCGGGGAACAGCAACACGATCGTGGCCATCGCGGCCGGCAACGCGATGGCCTCACCCACCCCCTGCAGGAGGCGGGCGACCACGAGGATCTCGAACGAGGGTGCCAGCCCGGCCAACAGGGAGGCCGCACCGAACACCGTCGTGCCGACCAGCAGGGTGCGCCGGCGCCCCCACAGGTCGCCGAGGCGCCCACCGAGCATCAGCAGACCACCGCCAGTGATGGTGTAGCCGACCACGACCCAGGTCAGGGCGTTGCCGCTGACCCCGAAGGTCGTGCCGATCGAGGGCAGGGCGATGTTGACCACGGTCACGTCGACCGCGATGAAGAACTGCAGCATCGACATCGCGCACAGCAACAGCAGCGCGCGGGTCGAGGTCGGGCTGTGCCCGGGGGAGGGGGAACTGCCTGAACGCATCAGTGGTGCTCCGTTGCTCAGAGAGGTTTCCGAGCAGCACGAGAAGGTGCCGCCCCGGTCTGGTCACGAAGCGGCAGGACGATTCAGGAGTGGTGCTGTGACGCGTCCCGCCGCTAGCGGGACACCTTGGTCACTGCCGCGCAGGCGGCCGAGCACGATGCGGCTGACATGACACCAAGGCTAACAGCGGTGCACGGGCTGAGTCATGGGCCTTTCGACCGAGGCGACCACGGCCGCGGGCCGAGGTGAGCCACGGCATACGATCGGCTCTCTGGGTGTTGACCCGACTGTGAAGAAGATCGGGTTCCTGTCCTTCGGTCACTGGACCGACTCCCCGCACTCGGCTGTGCGCAGCGCCTCCGACGCGCTGCTGCAGTCGATCGAGCTGGCCGTCGCGGCCGAGGAGATCGGCGCCGACGGTGCCTACTTCCGGGTGCACCACTTTGCCCAGCAGCTCGCCTCGCCCTTCCCGCTGCTCGCGGCCGTCGGTGCGCGGACGAGCCGCATCGAGATCGGCACCGGCGTGATCGACATGCGCTACGAGAACCCCCTCTACATGGCCGAGGACGCCGGCGCTGCCGACCTGATCTCTGGTGGCCGACTGCAGTTGGGCATCAGCCGCGGATCGCCCGAGCAGGTGATCAAGGGCTATGAGCACCTCGGCCATGTGCCCGCGGACGGGGAGACCGACGCG contains the following coding sequences:
- a CDS encoding MFS transporter, which produces MRSGSSPSPGHSPTSTRALLLLCAMSMLQFFIAVDVTVVNIALPSIGTTFGVSGNALTWVVVGYTITGGGLLMLGGRLGDLWGRRRTLLVGTTVFGAASLLAGLAPSFEILVVARLLQGVGEAIALPAAMATIVLLFPEGPQRSRALSVWAAVASCGLVVGFAMSGIITAYLGWRWIFLISVPFILVVVIAALFLLDNDRPARRRPGRLDLPGAALLTACPLLFTFGVVEAGEAGASLWLSAAALVGAVLAGVGFVRVEAASANPLVPLGFFADRARVSANLTTVLLSAALSTSFLLFTFYLQDHLGIGPLGSGLLMLPLAAALILASVLVPRFLSRWGARTCVLTGLGSAACAMVVVALVAFLDAGALWLLPAMLLIAAGMGFGIVGLQYVAVGGTTDEDAGIASGVQRAADQLGGASGVALYVGIGFAPALHSGDPFIIAALLAVAGLGVGALIAQRVPGRDVPQEAPV